The Ursus arctos isolate Adak ecotype North America unplaced genomic scaffold, UrsArc2.0 scaffold_28, whole genome shotgun sequence genome has a window encoding:
- the DNAJA4 gene encoding dnaJ homolog subfamily A member 4, producing MARGGGQSWSSGESDGQPEEQGAEETGDKMVKETQYYDILGVKPSASPEEIKKAYRKLALKYHPDKNPDEGEKFKLISQAYEVLSDPKKRDIYDQGGEQAIKEGGSGSPSFSSPMDIFDMFFGGGGRMARERRGKNVVHQLSVTLEDLYNGVTKKLALQKNVICEKCEGVGGKKGSVEKCPLCKGRGMQIHIQQIGPGVVQQIQTVCIECKGQGERVNPKDRCESCSGAKVIREKKIIEVHVEKGMKDGQKILFHGEGDQEPELEPGDVITVLDQKDHSVFQRRGHDLITKMKIQLSEALCGFKKTIKTLDDRILVITSKSGEVIKHGDLRCVRNEGMPIYKAPLEKGTLIIQFLVIFPEKHWLPVDKLPQLEALLPPRQKVRVTDDMDQVELKEFNPSEQNWRQHREAYEEDDDGPRAGVQCQTA from the exons ATGGCCCGGGGCGGCGGTCAGAGCTGGAGTTCCGGGGAGTCGGACGGGCAGCCGGAGGAGCAGGGGGCCGAGGAGACCGG AGACAAGATGGTGAAGGAGACCCAGTACTATGACATCCTGGGGGTGAAGCCCAGCGCGTCCCCGGAGGAGATCAAGAAGGCCTACCGGAAGCTGGCGCTCAAGTACCACCCGGACAAGAACCCGGATGAGGGCGAGAAG ttcaagcTCATATCCCAGGCATATGAAGTGCTTTCAGATCCAAAGAAGAGGGACATTTATGACCAGGGTGGTGAGCAGGCGATTAAGGAAGGAGGCTCAGGCAGCCCCAGCTTCTCTTCACCCATGGACATCTTTGACATGTTCTTTGGGGGCGGGGGACGGATGGCTAGAGAGAGAAGAG GCAAGAACGTTGTCCATCAGTTGTCTGTAACTCTTGAAGATTTGTATAACGGAGTCACGAAGAAGTTGGCCCTCCAGAAAAACGTAATTTGTGAGAAATGTGAAG GTGTCGGTGGCAAGAAGGGGTCTGTGGAGAAGTGTCCCCTGTGCAAGGGCCGCGGGATGCAGAtccacatccagcagatcgggccggGCGTGGTGCAGCAGATCCAGACCGTGTGCATCGAGTGCAAGGGCCAGGGGGAGCGCGTCAACCCCAAGGACCGCTGCGAGAGCTGCAGCGGCGCCAAGGTGATCCGCGAGAAGAAGATTATCGAGGTACACGTGGAAAAAG GTAtgaaagatgggcagaagatcCTGTTTCACGGAGAAGGCGATCAGGAGCCCGAGCTGGAGCCCGGCGATGTCATAACTGTGCTTGATCAGAAGGACCACAGTGTCTTTCAGAGGCGAGGCCACGACTTGATCACGAAAATGAAGATTCAGCTTTCTGAAGCCCTTTGTGGCTTCAAGAAGACGATAAAAACGCTGGACGATCGAATCCTCGTTATCACGTCCAAGTCGG GCGAGGTGATAAAGCACGGGGACCTGAGGTGTGTGCGTAACGAAGGGATGCCCATCTACAAAGCACCCCTGGAGAAGGGGACGCTGATCATCCAGTTCCTA GTGATCTTTCCCGAGAAACACTGGCTTCCTGTAGACAAGCTTCCGCAGCTGGAGGCCCTGCTGCCCCCGCGGCAGAAGGTGAGGGTCACGGACGACATGGACCAGGTGGAGctgaaggagttcaaccccagcgagcAGAACTGGCGCCAGCACCGGGAGGCCTACGAGGAGGACGATGACGGGCCGCGGGCCGGGGTGCAGTGCCAGACGGCGTGA